Within Acidimicrobiia bacterium, the genomic segment ACTTGCGGACTACGTTTTGAGCGAATCGAAGGACATTGGATCGGGTCTCTTGGGGTCAATACCGTGCTCAGCTGTTTCAGCATCATCGCGGTCTTGGTGGTGGCCTTCATAGTGACCTTCGACAACCCGTCAATCCCGCTGCTGCTCGCTCTAACGGTAGTCACGGCCATCGTGGCGCCATACCTATATTTTCCCTATGCCAAGACATTTTGGTTGGCTTTCGACCTGTTAATGCGGCCTTTAACACCAGATGACGAAGTCGACGTTCGATACCTACCGGAACCCCGCAAACCCTGGTAGCCGAGGTTTCTCAAGCTAAACAACCCATATAGCCAACTGGCTCGCTTCGGCCGGGCCCATGTTTCAGCCGTGCTTTTGGCGAAGCACCACCGGCTTTATTCCACAAATGTTA encodes:
- a CDS encoding DUF983 domain-containing protein; the protein is MVWDHDIPKRPALTLATTFKRAAVLRCPLCGGRKIFRRWTVMAENCPTCGLRFERIEGHWIGSLGVNTVLSCFSIIAVLVVAFIVTFDNPSIPLLLALTVVTAIVAPYLYFPYAKTFWLAFDLLMRPLTPDDEVDVRYLPEPRKPW